The proteins below are encoded in one region of Pseudonocardia sp. DSM 110487:
- a CDS encoding NAD(P)/FAD-dependent oxidoreductase, whose protein sequence is MTLGYSRTEHFDCLIVGAGHAGAETAIALRQAGYAGSIGILGDEPVPPYERPAMSKEYLAGKKDFDQLLLRPPEFWSEHDVTLRFRRRVITVDAEKHAVTCHDGTTVGYGVLVWAAGGNPRTLDCPGHDLAGIHTIRNKADCDRLMNVLPHSRRIAVIGGGYVGLEAAAVLSELGKEVTVVETLDRVLARVAAEPVSRFYEAEHRAHGVALHTGTGVTELLGQAGAITGVRLTDDTLITADQVIIGIGIQPAIQPLLHAGAEAAPRAAGVLVDDLCRTTLPDVYCIGDCAIIRGGPGVRIESRHNACEQARTAGKAISGHPEPLRLVPWFWSNQYGLRLQTVGLSLGHDHTVLRGNPGKRSFSLIYLRDGAVIALDCINATRDYVQGRKLVETGARIDPALLADDRTPLKKIAAAA, encoded by the coding sequence ATGACGCTGGGCTACTCCAGAACCGAGCACTTCGACTGCCTGATCGTCGGCGCCGGGCACGCCGGAGCGGAGACCGCGATCGCACTGCGGCAGGCGGGATACGCGGGAAGCATCGGAATTCTCGGCGACGAGCCGGTCCCCCCGTACGAGCGTCCCGCAATGTCGAAGGAGTACCTGGCCGGCAAGAAGGACTTCGACCAACTTCTCCTGCGCCCACCGGAATTCTGGTCGGAGCACGACGTGACGCTGCGATTCCGCCGGCGCGTGATCACCGTCGACGCCGAGAAGCACGCGGTCACTTGTCACGATGGCACCACCGTCGGCTACGGGGTCCTCGTCTGGGCCGCCGGCGGCAACCCACGCACCCTCGACTGCCCCGGACACGACCTGGCCGGCATCCACACCATCCGCAACAAAGCCGACTGCGACCGGCTCATGAATGTCCTCCCACACAGCCGGCGCATCGCAGTGATCGGTGGCGGCTACGTCGGGCTCGAGGCGGCGGCCGTCCTCAGCGAACTGGGCAAAGAAGTCACGGTCGTCGAAACCCTCGACCGCGTCCTCGCCCGCGTCGCCGCCGAACCCGTATCCCGGTTCTACGAGGCCGAGCACCGCGCCCACGGCGTGGCGCTGCACACCGGTACCGGGGTCACCGAGCTCCTGGGACAGGCCGGCGCTATCACCGGCGTGCGCCTCACCGACGACACGTTGATCACCGCAGATCAAGTAATTATCGGAATCGGCATCCAGCCCGCGATCCAGCCATTGCTCCACGCCGGGGCGGAGGCGGCGCCACGCGCAGCCGGTGTCCTCGTCGACGACCTCTGCCGCACGACGTTGCCGGACGTCTATTGCATCGGTGACTGCGCGATCATCAGGGGCGGTCCCGGCGTTCGCATCGAGTCCCGGCACAACGCATGCGAACAGGCACGCACCGCCGGGAAGGCCATCAGCGGGCACCCAGAGCCGCTGCGGCTCGTCCCCTGGTTCTGGTCGAACCAATACGGTCTGCGGCTCCAGACGGTCGGGCTGAGCCTCGGCCACGACCACACCGTCCTCCGCGGCAACCCCGGAAAACGAAGCTTCTCGCTCATCTACCTGCGCGACGGCGCGGTCATCGCCCTGGACTGCATCAACGCGACCCGGGACTACGTCCAGGGCCGCAAGCTCGTCGAAACCGGCGCGCGCATCGACCCCGCACTCCTGGCCGACGACCGGACACCACTGAAGAAGATCGCCGCGGCGGCGTGA
- a CDS encoding 2Fe-2S iron-sulfur cluster-binding protein — protein sequence MKLTVTTRDGVARTVEGRAGLSLMQNIRNAGVDELQAICGGSLSCATCHVYVESLPAGAELPPKSFDEEDLLEASDHVDANSRLSCQLVFEPDLDGVCVTVAPED from the coding sequence ATGAAACTCACTGTCACGACTCGGGATGGTGTAGCCCGCACGGTCGAAGGCCGCGCCGGCCTGTCGCTGATGCAGAACATCCGCAACGCCGGCGTGGACGAACTGCAGGCGATCTGCGGAGGCTCGCTCTCCTGCGCGACCTGCCATGTCTACGTCGAGAGCCTTCCCGCAGGCGCGGAGCTGCCCCCCAAGTCATTCGACGAAGAGGACCTCCTCGAGGCCTCCGACCACGTCGACGCCAATTCCAGGCTGTCCTGCCAGCTGGTCTTCGAGCCGGACCTCGACGGCGTGTGCGTGACGGTCGCACCTGAGGACTGA
- a CDS encoding alcohol dehydrogenase catalytic domain-containing protein: MAKLMRAARMHAVGDKMLIETVERPTAAGTDVVVAVKACGMVPNLANVLANWETWYPQMPLPPRPAIFGLDPVGIVHEVGDLVVNATPGDRVYVNPGRSCGACHACASGTPQKCDYWTLNGYFGYNPSSLEMFKRYPHGGFCEYMRAPQSALVKLPDNLEFRQATRLGYLGTSYAAVKKLGPLAGKSLIIHGATGTLGVGATLVALALGVSRIFAIARGLPLLERLQALAPNRIKIFSNREGSTAAWVKSLTEARGADFMIDTLGAVASLDSFKDAMHGVRRGGKIVNIGGTAGELGVDVKWWMDEQMELAGSVWSTTAEGIELAGMVGSGVLDISVLQPKSWPLDEVNDAISGVSSGEGGFTSYLVEI, translated from the coding sequence ATGGCCAAACTGATGCGCGCCGCGCGGATGCACGCGGTCGGCGACAAGATGCTGATCGAGACCGTCGAACGCCCGACCGCCGCCGGCACGGACGTCGTGGTCGCCGTGAAGGCCTGCGGCATGGTGCCCAACCTGGCCAATGTGCTCGCCAACTGGGAAACGTGGTACCCCCAGATGCCCCTTCCGCCGCGCCCGGCCATCTTCGGGCTCGATCCCGTCGGTATCGTGCACGAGGTCGGCGACCTCGTCGTGAACGCCACACCCGGCGACCGAGTCTACGTGAACCCCGGCCGATCCTGCGGAGCCTGCCACGCCTGCGCATCCGGCACACCGCAGAAATGCGACTACTGGACGCTGAACGGCTACTTCGGCTACAACCCGAGCAGCCTGGAGATGTTCAAGCGCTACCCGCACGGCGGCTTTTGCGAGTACATGCGCGCCCCGCAAAGCGCCCTGGTGAAACTCCCCGACAACCTTGAGTTTCGACAAGCAACCAGGCTGGGCTACCTCGGCACCTCCTACGCCGCGGTCAAGAAGTTGGGCCCCCTCGCGGGCAAGTCGCTGATCATCCACGGCGCAACCGGAACACTCGGTGTCGGCGCCACCCTCGTCGCCCTGGCACTCGGCGTATCCCGCATCTTCGCCATCGCACGAGGCCTTCCCCTGCTGGAGCGCCTGCAGGCGCTCGCGCCGAACCGGATCAAGATCTTCTCGAACCGCGAAGGCAGCACGGCCGCCTGGGTGAAGTCACTGACGGAAGCCCGCGGCGCCGACTTCATGATCGACACTCTCGGGGCCGTCGCTTCGCTCGACTCGTTCAAGGACGCAATGCACGGGGTCCGCCGCGGCGGCAAGATCGTCAATATCGGCGGGACAGCCGGTGAGCTCGGCGTCGACGTGAAGTGGTGGATGGACGAGCAGATGGAGCTCGCCGGGTCCGTCTGGTCCACCACCGCCGAGGGGATCGAACTGGCCGGAATGGTGGGCAGCGGCGTGCTCGATATTTCGGTGCTCCAGCCCAAGAGCTGGCCGCTCGACGAGGTCAACGACGCGATCTCGGGGGTCTCCAGCGGCGAAGGTGGGTTCACGAGCTACCTCGTCGAAATCTGA
- a CDS encoding cupin domain-containing protein → MSRFAPPDVPRRVITGLKDGKSVFVSDGPVPNAHHYTCIPGMMTSVIYATAAPAPLVHDESETAPPGLHVPPAPGETRLMIVTFPPDSSFARPEFDPAAADAEQREFIPGLAELFEADEPGMHRTDTVDYDIVLDGEIWLELDDGATTHLCTGDVAIQRGTRHAWRNKGDRTATMCFVLIGGAPR, encoded by the coding sequence ATGAGTAGGTTCGCTCCCCCGGACGTGCCCCGCCGCGTGATCACTGGGCTCAAGGACGGCAAGTCCGTCTTCGTCAGTGACGGCCCCGTCCCGAACGCGCATCACTACACCTGCATCCCGGGCATGATGACCTCGGTCATCTATGCCACGGCGGCACCGGCGCCATTGGTGCACGACGAGAGCGAGACAGCGCCGCCGGGACTCCATGTGCCGCCGGCTCCGGGCGAAACCCGCCTCATGATCGTCACCTTCCCGCCCGACTCGTCGTTCGCCCGTCCCGAATTCGACCCGGCCGCTGCCGATGCCGAGCAGCGGGAGTTCATCCCCGGCCTGGCCGAGCTGTTCGAGGCCGACGAGCCCGGGATGCACCGGACCGACACCGTCGACTATGACATCGTCCTCGACGGCGAGATCTGGCTGGAACTCGACGACGGGGCGACGACGCACCTGTGCACCGGCGACGTCGCGATCCAGCGCGGTACCCGGCACGCATGGCGGAACAAGGGCGACCGCACCGCGACGATGTGCTTCGTCCTGATCGGCGGTGCTCCCCGATGA